In one window of Streptomyces griseus subsp. griseus DNA:
- a CDS encoding PadR family transcriptional regulator encodes MALRHAVLAALLDEELSGYELAKAFDMGVANFWHALPQQLYAELAKLEKEGLVAGREVVQDTRPNKRLFRVTDGGLAELERFAAVAAKPSFIRDDLLVKVQAADHLDPGELIARLAERAEFAGAKAAQFEALLKGMRGERAEEEFLRYGERIGPYLTCRRGLDFERANRDWCREVIEVLRARSAG; translated from the coding sequence ATGGCCCTGCGCCACGCCGTGCTGGCGGCGCTGCTGGACGAGGAGCTGAGCGGATACGAGCTGGCCAAGGCCTTCGACATGGGCGTCGCCAACTTCTGGCACGCGCTGCCCCAGCAGCTGTACGCCGAGCTGGCCAAGCTGGAGAAGGAGGGCCTGGTCGCCGGGCGTGAGGTCGTGCAGGACACCCGGCCCAACAAGCGCCTGTTCCGGGTCACCGACGGCGGTCTCGCCGAGCTGGAGCGGTTCGCGGCGGTCGCCGCCAAGCCCTCGTTCATCCGGGACGACCTGCTCGTCAAGGTCCAGGCGGCCGACCATCTCGACCCCGGTGAGCTGATCGCCCGGCTGGCCGAGCGGGCGGAGTTCGCCGGGGCCAAGGCCGCGCAGTTCGAGGCGCTGCTCAAGGGGATGCGCGGCGAGCGGGCGGAGGAGGAGTTCCTGCGGTACGGAGAGCGGATCGGCCCCTATCTGACCTGCCGCCGCGGGCTGGACTTCGAGCGCGCCAACCGCGACTGGTGCAGGGAGGTCATCGAGGTCCTTCGAGCGCGGTCCGCCGGCTGA
- a CDS encoding cupin, whose product MDDLNALAEEHLAAARTSAHGRSAHLLIQEPPLRQTVIALTSGSALDEHNAPPAASLLVLRGTVRLTAGSGDADLPAGTLHPIPQERHGLLALQDAVVLLTAVND is encoded by the coding sequence ATGGACGACCTCAACGCACTCGCCGAGGAGCACCTGGCCGCCGCCCGCACCTCCGCGCACGGCCGCAGTGCGCACCTCCTCATCCAGGAACCGCCCCTGCGCCAGACGGTGATCGCGCTCACCTCCGGCTCGGCCCTCGACGAACACAACGCCCCGCCCGCCGCCTCCCTCCTGGTCCTGCGCGGCACGGTCCGCCTCACCGCCGGCTCCGGCGACGCCGACCTCCCGGCCGGCACCCTCCACCCGATCCCGCAGGAGCGGCACGGGCTCCTTGCCCTCCAGGACGCGGTGGTCCTCCTCACGGCCGTCAACGACTGA
- a CDS encoding M12 family metallo-peptidase — protein MRAPLLKVTLAAGLAASLCAAPFLTDTSASAPAAPAPASGAVRCPVVDVLVVHTPKAAERLGGQHRVPASAQRIATRMNRSLAADGLCGTIRIVHPYTAKEYDGSEEFRAAYAVLKDHTSGLGRQVHEQRERYGADLVTLVVERAERGGGTADYTSALDSSTHEYAYSVVEVDGIELDSASHEIGHNLGLAHDRTTLASDTGGSMNVSRTRPYNTGWITEDGQHYTLMAYRASCGTHCKRISRFSSAKGSWRGHRLGDESNDSVRVLRETMPIVAGYRSKT, from the coding sequence ATGCGCGCACCCCTCTTGAAAGTGACTCTGGCCGCCGGCCTCGCCGCGTCCCTCTGCGCCGCCCCGTTCCTCACCGATACGTCGGCGAGCGCCCCGGCCGCTCCGGCTCCGGCTTCCGGAGCGGTGCGCTGCCCGGTCGTGGACGTGCTGGTGGTCCACACCCCCAAGGCCGCCGAACGGCTCGGCGGCCAGCACCGGGTCCCGGCGTCGGCCCAGCGGATCGCGACCCGGATGAACCGCTCGCTGGCGGCCGACGGGCTCTGCGGGACCATCCGGATCGTCCACCCCTACACGGCGAAGGAGTACGACGGTTCGGAGGAGTTCCGCGCCGCGTACGCCGTACTGAAGGACCACACCTCGGGGCTCGGGCGCCAGGTGCACGAGCAACGCGAGCGGTACGGCGCCGATCTGGTGACGCTCGTCGTGGAGCGGGCCGAGCGGGGCGGCGGCACCGCGGACTACACGTCCGCCCTCGACAGCTCCACCCATGAGTACGCGTACTCCGTCGTCGAGGTCGACGGGATCGAACTGGACTCGGCGAGCCACGAGATCGGGCACAACCTGGGCCTGGCCCACGACCGCACGACGCTGGCGTCGGACACCGGCGGGTCGATGAACGTGAGCCGCACCCGCCCGTACAACACCGGCTGGATCACCGAGGACGGGCAGCACTACACCCTCATGGCGTACCGCGCCTCGTGCGGCACCCACTGCAAGCGCATCAGCCGGTTCTCCAGTGCGAAGGGGAGCTGGCGGGGCCACCGGCTCGGCGACGAATCGAACGACAGTGTGCGGGTGCTGCGCGAGACGATGCCGATCGTGGCCGGATACCGTTCGAAGACCTGA
- a CDS encoding YihY/virulence factor BrkB family protein, with protein MPTQTAAAAERTATGRPRAPRHWLTALRRTPVSLWNDDITDWAAALTYYAILALLPALLVTVSVIGLANPGATTALIADITAFAPAESGEALRRPLEAATEKRSAVWLLVATGSVSAVWSACSYLAVFRRAMHAMHGVRDNRPPLRQAHIIVLSAIGLLVLLMTSAFALVMTGPLARWLGGRVGLPHEGQTLWVVLKWPVLLCLVACLILVLFSTGPRSARGVRRGLPGGVLAAFLWLTASALFALYATQVGSYSRLYGSLAGLVVFLIWVWFANLSLLAGAQFNVELDRREPAKVPKPKPEPKPEPEPEPKPEPKEDPATAAG; from the coding sequence TTGCCCACCCAGACCGCCGCAGCCGCGGAACGCACCGCCACCGGGCGCCCCCGCGCGCCGCGCCACTGGCTGACCGCCCTGCGCCGCACCCCCGTATCGCTGTGGAACGACGACATCACCGACTGGGCCGCCGCGCTCACCTACTACGCCATCCTCGCGCTGCTCCCGGCCCTCCTCGTCACCGTCTCCGTGATCGGCCTCGCCAACCCCGGCGCGACCACCGCCCTGATCGCCGACATCACGGCCTTCGCACCCGCCGAGTCGGGGGAGGCGCTGCGCCGCCCGCTGGAGGCGGCCACCGAGAAGCGCTCCGCCGTCTGGCTGCTCGTCGCCACCGGGTCGGTCAGCGCCGTGTGGTCCGCGTGCAGCTACCTCGCGGTCTTCCGCCGCGCGATGCACGCCATGCACGGCGTCCGGGACAACCGCCCGCCACTGCGCCAGGCGCACATCATCGTCCTCTCGGCGATCGGCCTGCTCGTCCTCCTGATGACCAGCGCCTTCGCCCTCGTCATGACCGGCCCCCTGGCCCGCTGGCTCGGCGGCCGCGTCGGCCTGCCCCACGAGGGGCAGACCCTGTGGGTCGTCCTGAAGTGGCCGGTGCTGCTCTGCCTCGTCGCCTGCCTGATCCTGGTCCTCTTCAGCACCGGCCCCCGCTCCGCGCGCGGCGTCCGCCGCGGCCTGCCCGGCGGCGTGCTGGCGGCCTTCCTCTGGCTCACCGCGTCGGCGCTCTTCGCGTTGTACGCGACCCAGGTCGGCAGCTACAGCAGGCTCTACGGCTCCCTCGCCGGGCTGGTGGTCTTCCTGATCTGGGTCTGGTTCGCCAACCTCTCCCTGCTCGCCGGCGCCCAGTTCAACGTGGAGCTGGACCGGCGGGAGCCGGCGAAGGTGCCGAAGCCGAAGCCGGAGCCTAAGCCGGAACCGGAACCGGAACCGAAGCCGGAACCGAAGGAGGATCCCGCTACGGCCGCAGGATGA
- a CDS encoding zinc-binding dehydrogenase: MDRMRAVRLHLPTRTLSVEEVAKPVPGPGEVLVKVAAAGVCLSDVHLVDGTLTPVYPAGDSVTLGHEVAGTVDALGPGVEGWTAGQRVVLQAGERRGGRTHTRGVDYDGGWAEYALASAATLVALPPTLPLDQAAIIPDAVSTPWAAVTVTGEVRPAQAVAVWGAGGLGAHAVQLLRAVGACPVIAVDPAPAARDRALHFGADLALDSGDPLLREQVLGATGGAGLEAAFDFAGVPAVREQALGVLAPKGRLVLVGLNDQPLTVAHSTRFSYLQHRILGHYGSEEHHVAQLVRLAEGGRLDFSRSITGVLPLEEAATAVRRMETKEGDPVRLILRP, encoded by the coding sequence ATGGACCGCATGCGCGCCGTGCGCCTGCACCTGCCCACCCGCACGCTCTCCGTCGAGGAGGTGGCGAAGCCGGTGCCGGGGCCCGGCGAGGTGCTGGTGAAGGTGGCGGCTGCCGGGGTCTGTCTCTCCGATGTGCATCTCGTGGACGGCACGCTGACGCCGGTGTATCCGGCGGGCGACTCCGTCACCCTGGGCCATGAGGTGGCCGGGACCGTCGACGCGCTCGGGCCCGGTGTCGAGGGCTGGACGGCCGGGCAGAGAGTGGTCCTCCAGGCGGGCGAGCGACGCGGAGGCCGGACGCACACGAGAGGGGTCGACTACGACGGCGGCTGGGCCGAGTACGCCCTCGCCTCGGCCGCCACCCTCGTCGCCCTGCCCCCCACGCTCCCCCTCGACCAGGCGGCGATCATCCCGGACGCGGTCTCGACCCCCTGGGCGGCGGTGACCGTCACCGGTGAGGTACGCCCCGCGCAGGCCGTCGCGGTCTGGGGCGCGGGCGGGCTCGGGGCACACGCCGTGCAACTGCTGCGGGCCGTGGGCGCGTGCCCGGTCATCGCGGTGGACCCGGCCCCCGCCGCCCGGGACCGGGCCCTGCACTTCGGGGCCGATCTGGCGCTGGACTCCGGAGACCCGCTGCTGCGGGAGCAGGTGCTCGGAGCGACGGGCGGCGCGGGGCTGGAGGCGGCCTTCGACTTCGCGGGCGTACCCGCCGTCCGGGAGCAGGCCTTGGGCGTGCTGGCACCGAAGGGGCGCCTGGTGCTGGTGGGGCTGAACGACCAGCCGCTGACGGTCGCCCACTCCACCCGGTTCAGCTACCTCCAGCACCGGATCCTGGGGCACTACGGCTCCGAGGAGCACCATGTGGCACAGCTCGTCCGGCTCGCCGAGGGCGGGCGGCTGGACTTCTCCCGGTCGATCACCGGCGTACTGCCGCTGGAGGAGGCGGCGACGGCGGTGCGGCGGATGGAGACCAAGGAGGGCGACCCGGTCCGCCTCATCCTGCGGCCGTAG
- a CDS encoding nuclear transport factor 2 family protein codes for MTTAVDRFRTAVDTRDLSALDDLFTEDVRFYSPVKFTPFEGRPMVLGLFGVLLRTFEDFRYVGEFGGTAQTSVDGAEAPAAVLLFRATVNGKEIHGIDLVHLAEDGRIKEFTVMVRPQSAVHALGEAVLAGLVADGLVPTE; via the coding sequence ATGACCACCGCAGTGGACCGCTTCCGCACGGCCGTCGACACCCGCGACCTCAGCGCCCTGGACGATCTGTTCACCGAGGACGTCCGGTTCTACAGCCCGGTGAAGTTCACCCCGTTCGAGGGCCGGCCCATGGTGCTGGGGCTCTTCGGGGTCCTGCTGCGCACCTTCGAGGACTTCCGCTACGTCGGAGAGTTCGGGGGCACGGCACAGACCAGCGTGGACGGCGCCGAGGCCCCGGCCGCGGTCCTCCTCTTCCGAGCGACCGTGAACGGCAAGGAGATCCACGGCATCGACCTGGTCCACCTCGCCGAGGACGGGCGGATCAAGGAATTCACCGTGATGGTCCGGCCCCAGTCCGCCGTGCACGCGCTCGGCGAGGCGGTCCTCGCCGGGCTGGTGGCCGACGGACTGGTCCCGACGGAGTAG